One Corynebacterium efficiens YS-314 DNA segment encodes these proteins:
- a CDS encoding Ppx/GppA phosphatase family protein gives MRLGVLDVGSNTVHLIAVDARTGGHPTPMSNWRTPLRLVELLDDTGAISDKGVNKLTSAVGEAAELAEKLGCVELMPFATSAVRSATNSEAVLDHVEQETGVRLNILSGEEEARQTFLAVRRWYGWSAGRITNLDIGGGSLEISSGSDEDPDMAFSLDLGAGRLTHQWFDTDPPGRKKINLLRDYIDAELIEPARQIRTLGPERLAVGTSKTFRTLARLTGAAPSSAGPHVTRTLTAPGLRQLIAFISRMTAADRAELEGISADRSHQIVAGALVAEAAMRALEIEKVEICPWALREGVIFTRIDKGLE, from the coding sequence GTGAGATTAGGTGTATTGGACGTGGGCAGTAACACTGTCCATCTTATTGCGGTAGACGCTCGTACCGGTGGGCATCCCACCCCTATGAGCAATTGGCGTACCCCGTTGCGTCTCGTTGAGCTTCTCGACGACACCGGGGCGATCAGCGACAAGGGAGTGAATAAGCTTACCTCCGCGGTGGGTGAGGCCGCCGAGCTGGCGGAGAAACTCGGTTGCGTGGAGCTCATGCCGTTCGCCACCTCCGCCGTGCGTTCAGCCACCAACAGTGAAGCTGTTCTAGATCATGTGGAGCAGGAAACCGGTGTCCGCCTCAACATCCTCAGCGGTGAGGAGGAGGCCCGCCAGACCTTCCTGGCGGTGCGTCGCTGGTACGGCTGGTCCGCAGGACGGATCACCAACCTCGATATCGGTGGTGGTTCCCTGGAGATCTCCTCCGGCTCCGATGAGGACCCGGACATGGCCTTCTCGCTTGATCTCGGTGCCGGTCGTCTGACCCACCAGTGGTTCGACACCGACCCACCCGGCCGCAAGAAGATCAACCTGCTGCGCGATTACATCGACGCGGAACTGATCGAACCGGCCCGCCAGATCCGCACCCTCGGCCCGGAGCGGCTGGCGGTGGGAACGTCCAAGACCTTCCGCACCCTCGCACGCCTGACCGGTGCGGCACCATCCTCGGCGGGCCCGCATGTCACACGCACCCTGACAGCCCCGGGTCTGCGTCAGCTCATCGCCTTCATCTCACGCATGACCGCAGCTGACCGCGCCGAGCTGGAGGGTATCAGTGCCGACCGTTCGCATCAGATCGTGGCGGGAGCGCTCGTGGCCGAGGCGGCCATGCGTGCGCTGGAGATCGAGAAGGTTGAGATCTGCCCCTGGGCGCTGCGTGAAGGTGTCATCTTCACGCGAATCGACAAAGGCCTTGAGTGA
- the proC gene encoding pyrroline-5-carboxylate reductase: MTIIAVIGGGQIGEALVSGLVAADVNPQNIRVTNRREERGAELEERYGVVTMTDNAQAVDGADVVFLCVKPKMILDVLAEIATTVDNNSVSTVVVSMAAGINLASMEEKVSAGMPIVRVMPNTPMLVRKGMCTVTGGRFVDAEQLELVQELLTSVGDVMVVEESDLDAVTALSGSSPAYLFLVTEALIDAGVSLGLTRAAAKQLAVSAFDGAGTMLKETGREPSDLRAGVSSPAGTTVAALRELEESGIRGAFFRAAQACADRSAEMGRN, translated from the coding sequence ATGACAATTATTGCTGTGATCGGTGGCGGTCAGATCGGTGAGGCGCTCGTCTCGGGTCTGGTTGCAGCCGATGTGAACCCCCAGAACATCCGTGTGACCAACCGTCGTGAGGAACGCGGGGCGGAACTCGAGGAACGCTACGGCGTGGTCACCATGACCGACAACGCCCAGGCCGTGGACGGCGCCGACGTGGTCTTCCTGTGCGTGAAGCCGAAGATGATCCTTGATGTGCTCGCCGAGATCGCCACCACCGTGGACAACAATTCGGTGTCCACCGTCGTGGTGAGCATGGCCGCCGGCATCAACCTCGCCTCGATGGAGGAGAAGGTCTCCGCGGGCATGCCGATCGTGCGTGTCATGCCGAACACCCCGATGCTGGTGCGCAAGGGCATGTGCACCGTCACCGGTGGCCGGTTCGTCGACGCGGAGCAGCTCGAGCTGGTCCAGGAGCTGCTCACCTCCGTCGGCGATGTCATGGTGGTCGAGGAATCCGACCTCGACGCCGTCACCGCCCTGTCCGGTTCCTCACCCGCCTACCTCTTCCTGGTCACCGAGGCGCTTATCGACGCCGGTGTCAGCCTCGGCCTGACCCGCGCGGCCGCCAAACAGCTGGCCGTGTCCGCATTTGACGGTGCCGGCACCATGCTGAAGGAGACCGGCCGTGAGCCCTCCGATCTGCGTGCGGGCGTGTCCTCACCGGCCGGCACCACGGTGGCGGCCCTGCGCGAACTGGAGGAGAGTGGCATCCGTGGCGCCTTCTTCCGGGCAGCCCAGGCCTGCGCCGACCGCTCAGCCGAGATGGGACGCAACTAG
- a CDS encoding helix-turn-helix domain-containing protein: MAREDKGTFLTVAEVAEIMRVSKMTVYRLVHSGELPAVRVGRSFRVQEKAVNDYLDSSFYEAG, from the coding sequence ATGGCTAGAGAAGATAAAGGAACCTTTCTGACGGTTGCCGAGGTCGCGGAGATCATGCGCGTATCCAAGATGACTGTCTACCGCCTCGTTCACTCCGGTGAACTCCCGGCGGTCCGCGTGGGACGGTCATTCCGTGTCCAGGAGAAGGCAGTCAATGACTACCTGGACTCCTCGTTCTACGAGGCTGGTTGA
- a CDS encoding 30S ribosomal protein bS22, whose product MGSVIKKRRKRMSKKKHRKMLRRTRVQRRKLGK is encoded by the coding sequence ATGGGTTCTGTCATCAAGAAGCGTCGTAAGCGCATGTCCAAGAAGAAGCACCGCAAGATGCTGCGTCGTACCCGCGTTCAGCGTAGAAAACTCGGCAAGTAG
- a CDS encoding HAD-IB family hydrolase, whose translation MSPANGNDNWGFDMWGSPEDFLSNWSATRGNLRRFIEDYAVPPIDDETQREAGQAAAAEAVASIYGLGLEDFHSGVDSVTGAIEAAGAVHVNLPDPDVPQDVGAAAFFDVDNTLIQGSSLIVFAQGLFRKKFFTVHEILPVIWKQLKFKISGSENAHDVAQGREQALEFIRGRSVEELVELCEEIVDRTMFDKTWPGTRQLADMHLAAGHQVWLVSATPVQLAQILAQRFGFTGAIGTVPEVRDGVFTGRLVGDILHGPGKRHAVAALASIEKLDLARCTAYSDSINDLPMLSMVGTAVAVNPDRKLRKEALERGWDVRDFRSLRKAARTFGIPALATAAFSVTGWRLRNRWRTRFVK comes from the coding sequence ATGAGTCCAGCCAACGGAAATGACAACTGGGGTTTCGACATGTGGGGCTCCCCGGAGGATTTCCTCTCCAACTGGAGTGCCACCCGGGGCAATCTGCGCAGGTTCATCGAGGATTACGCCGTCCCACCCATCGATGATGAGACCCAGCGTGAGGCCGGCCAGGCCGCGGCGGCGGAGGCGGTTGCCTCCATCTACGGCCTCGGACTGGAGGATTTCCATTCGGGTGTGGATTCCGTCACAGGTGCCATCGAGGCGGCCGGTGCGGTCCATGTGAACCTGCCCGACCCGGATGTCCCCCAGGATGTCGGGGCCGCGGCCTTCTTCGATGTGGACAACACCCTCATCCAGGGTTCCTCCCTCATCGTCTTCGCCCAGGGCCTGTTCCGGAAGAAGTTCTTCACCGTCCATGAGATCCTCCCGGTGATCTGGAAACAGCTGAAATTCAAGATCTCCGGGTCCGAGAATGCCCACGATGTGGCACAGGGCCGTGAACAGGCCCTGGAGTTCATCCGGGGTCGTTCCGTGGAGGAACTGGTGGAACTGTGTGAGGAGATCGTGGACCGGACCATGTTCGACAAGACCTGGCCCGGCACCCGCCAGCTGGCGGATATGCACCTGGCTGCGGGCCACCAGGTGTGGCTGGTCAGCGCCACCCCCGTCCAGCTGGCGCAGATCCTCGCCCAGCGCTTCGGGTTCACCGGTGCCATCGGCACCGTCCCGGAGGTCCGGGACGGGGTCTTCACCGGGCGACTCGTCGGTGACATCCTCCACGGTCCGGGTAAGCGTCACGCGGTGGCGGCGCTGGCCTCCATTGAGAAACTCGATCTTGCGCGCTGTACCGCCTACTCCGATTCCATCAATGACCTGCCGATGCTGTCGATGGTGGGCACCGCGGTCGCCGTCAACCCGGACCGGAAGCTGCGCAAGGAGGCACTTGAGCGCGGATGGGACGTGCGTGATTTCCGTTCCCTGCGCAAAGCCGCACGCACCTTCGGTATCCCCGCCCTGGCCACCGCGGCCTTCAGCGTCACCGGGTGGCGTCTGCGCAACCGGTGGCGTACCAGGTTCGTGAAATAG
- a CDS encoding glutaredoxin family protein, with amino-acid sequence MGTRESGEGGGNVALHHSSDHRVELIVRDNCGSCVRVREQIMPVLTAAGVHLVVSNVDDDPALKAEFGDRVPVILVDDEEFASWEVDNDELAHALL; translated from the coding sequence ATGGGTACCCGAGAGTCAGGGGAAGGTGGCGGGAACGTGGCCTTACACCACAGTTCAGACCACAGGGTGGAACTGATCGTGCGTGACAACTGTGGATCATGCGTCCGCGTGCGGGAACAGATCATGCCTGTTCTCACCGCGGCCGGGGTGCATCTGGTGGTGAGCAACGTCGACGATGACCCCGCCCTCAAGGCGGAGTTCGGCGACCGGGTGCCGGTCATCCTCGTGGATGATGAGGAATTCGCCAGCTGGGAAGTGGATAATGATGAGTTAGCCCACGCTTTGTTGTAA
- a CDS encoding glutamyl-tRNA reductase, whose amino-acid sequence MSVLVVGMSHRSAPVALLERLSMDDSVRGQTTSALVERPSLSEALIVSTCNRLEVYTVTSSFHTGVNDVVEVLHEISGVDIETLRGYLYVRYADAAAEHMLVVASGLDSMVVGEQQIIGQVRTAYQQATEAGTVGPALHALAQTALHTGKRVHTETDIDEAGASMVSFAIDRALTQMGIDPASDKPLAGKTALVLGAGAMSSLAATHLGREGVDKLIMANRTRERAERLASHSLEAGVPAEVVDFADRASVLDRVDMVVSATGADDFTVKPADIPAGVQLMLVDLSMPRDIDDACAEVPGVDLVNIERLHRAKREDPTGAAAEGADALAIVREELEAFTSEQRIRDVVPAVSALRKRANELLLDELDRLQARTPDISQEDWKEVTRTVRRVMDKFLHEPTVRVKKLAARSGSVSYESALQELFGLEAVQTTAPPAITSVNASDLPDAGIVAIVNSPSTTGQSVSVDGS is encoded by the coding sequence GTGAGCGTGCTCGTTGTGGGGATGTCCCACAGGTCAGCACCTGTTGCGCTTCTGGAGCGCCTCAGCATGGACGACTCCGTCCGTGGTCAAACCACCTCCGCACTCGTCGAGCGGCCATCACTGTCGGAGGCGCTGATCGTCTCCACGTGTAACCGCCTCGAGGTGTACACCGTCACCAGCAGTTTCCACACCGGTGTCAATGACGTGGTGGAGGTTCTGCATGAGATCAGCGGGGTCGATATCGAGACCCTGCGCGGATACCTCTATGTCCGCTATGCCGACGCCGCCGCGGAGCACATGCTGGTGGTCGCCTCCGGCCTGGATTCCATGGTGGTCGGTGAGCAGCAGATCATCGGTCAGGTGCGCACCGCCTACCAGCAGGCCACCGAGGCCGGCACCGTCGGCCCGGCCCTGCACGCCCTGGCACAGACCGCCCTGCACACCGGCAAACGCGTCCACACGGAAACCGACATCGATGAGGCCGGTGCCTCCATGGTGTCCTTCGCCATCGACCGTGCGCTGACCCAGATGGGCATCGACCCCGCCTCGGACAAGCCCCTGGCGGGCAAGACCGCGCTGGTGCTCGGCGCCGGTGCCATGAGTTCCCTGGCCGCCACCCACCTGGGTCGGGAGGGCGTCGACAAGCTCATCATGGCCAACCGCACCCGTGAGCGTGCCGAGCGCCTGGCCTCCCACTCGCTTGAGGCCGGGGTGCCCGCCGAGGTCGTCGACTTCGCCGACCGTGCCAGTGTCCTCGACCGCGTGGACATGGTGGTTTCCGCCACCGGAGCCGATGACTTCACCGTCAAACCCGCCGACATCCCGGCCGGTGTCCAGCTCATGCTCGTGGACCTGTCCATGCCGCGTGACATCGATGACGCCTGCGCAGAGGTGCCCGGGGTGGACCTGGTCAACATCGAGCGCCTGCACCGCGCCAAACGCGAGGATCCCACCGGCGCTGCAGCCGAGGGGGCTGATGCCCTGGCCATCGTGCGCGAGGAACTGGAGGCCTTCACCTCCGAGCAGCGTATCCGCGATGTGGTTCCGGCGGTGTCCGCGCTGCGTAAGCGCGCCAACGAGCTGCTTCTCGACGAGCTGGACCGCCTCCAGGCGCGCACCCCCGACATTTCCCAGGAGGACTGGAAGGAAGTCACCCGCACCGTGCGTCGTGTCATGGATAAGTTCCTGCACGAGCCGACCGTCCGGGTGAAGAAACTGGCCGCCCGTTCCGGTTCGGTGTCCTATGAGTCCGCCCTCCAGGAGCTCTTCGGCCTGGAGGCCGTGCAGACCACCGCGCCCCCCGCGATCACCTCGGTCAACGCCTCCGACCTGCCCGATGCGGGTATTGTCGCGATCGTGAATTCACCGTCCACCACAGGCCAGTCCGTGTCTGTG